A DNA window from Mycobacteriales bacterium contains the following coding sequences:
- a CDS encoding sugar phosphate nucleotidyltransferase, with translation MRALVLCGGRGTRAYPLTAELPKPLLEIGGRPILRHVLDIYARQRVTEFVLAAGFHADAITAFAESLPSHWRVDVVDTGVEAGTAERVRACLDHLGEAFHATYGDGVGNVDLDRLAARHREHPGTGTVTAVPLPSPYGTLDLGPGDAVCGFREKPRLPEHWINAGFFVFDRSALAHPGDDLERDVLPALAGSGELFVYRHEGFWASLDTYKDQMDLDALATSGDPPWQG, from the coding sequence ATGCGGGCTCTCGTGCTGTGCGGCGGGCGCGGCACCCGGGCGTACCCGTTGACCGCGGAGCTGCCGAAGCCGTTGCTCGAGATCGGCGGGCGGCCGATCCTTCGCCATGTCCTCGACATCTACGCGCGCCAGCGGGTCACCGAGTTCGTGCTAGCCGCCGGTTTCCACGCCGACGCCATCACCGCGTTCGCGGAAAGCCTGCCGTCGCACTGGCGCGTCGACGTGGTCGACACCGGGGTCGAGGCCGGCACCGCCGAACGGGTGCGGGCCTGCCTGGACCATCTCGGCGAGGCCTTCCACGCCACCTACGGCGACGGGGTGGGCAACGTCGACCTCGACCGGCTCGCCGCCCGCCACCGGGAGCATCCGGGCACCGGGACGGTCACCGCCGTCCCGCTGCCCTCGCCGTACGGGACGCTCGACCTCGGTCCGGGGGACGCGGTGTGCGGCTTCCGGGAAAAACCCCGGCTGCCCGAGCACTGGATAAACGCCGGCTTCTTCGTCTTCGACCGGTCGGCGCTCGCCCACCCCGGGGACGACCTCGAACGGGACGTGCTGCCGGCGCTGGCCGGGTCCGGGGAGTTGTTCGTCTACCGTCACGAGGGTTTCTGGGCATCCCTCGACACCTACAAGGACCAGATGGATCTCGACGCGCTCGCGACATCGGGGGACCCACCGTGGCAGGGTTGA
- a CDS encoding SDR family NAD(P)-dependent oxidoreductase: MAGLSGTAVLVTGATGFIGSHVVRRLLAEGAEVHALTSTVSAVYPSRLLDLRRDIRLHEGNVCDRSAMDAVVAAARPSRVLHLAAYTHVGKSWQRVDECVQTNVQGTVNLLQALAGTGYERFVYVGTSEIYGDVPVPFREDAPVNPISPYSVSKYAGEMYCRMFHQGRGWPIVMLRPFNAYGPAQSPDRVVPEIITRGLRGQSLKMTSGQQTREFNFVEDLADGFVRAAIAPDVDGEIINLGCGVETAIRDMAGRLLDLLGHPVEAQFGALPDRPTEIRRMAADASKARRLLGWMPTVLLDDGLSRTVDWYREELATRPSAYDA, from the coding sequence GTGGCAGGGTTGAGCGGCACCGCGGTCCTCGTCACCGGCGCCACCGGGTTCATCGGGTCCCACGTGGTGCGCCGGCTGCTCGCCGAGGGCGCGGAGGTGCACGCGCTGACCAGCACGGTTTCCGCGGTCTATCCCAGCCGGCTGCTCGACCTGCGGCGGGACATCCGGCTGCACGAAGGAAACGTGTGCGACCGCAGCGCGATGGACGCCGTCGTCGCCGCCGCCCGGCCGTCCCGGGTGCTGCACCTCGCCGCCTACACCCACGTCGGCAAGTCCTGGCAGCGCGTCGACGAGTGCGTGCAGACCAACGTTCAGGGCACGGTGAATCTGCTCCAGGCGCTCGCCGGGACCGGCTACGAACGATTCGTCTACGTCGGCACCAGCGAGATCTACGGGGATGTGCCGGTGCCGTTCCGGGAGGACGCCCCGGTCAACCCGATCTCGCCGTACTCGGTGAGCAAGTACGCCGGGGAGATGTACTGCCGGATGTTCCACCAGGGTCGCGGGTGGCCGATCGTCATGCTGCGCCCGTTCAACGCCTACGGTCCCGCCCAGAGCCCGGACCGGGTTGTGCCCGAGATCATCACCAGGGGGCTGCGGGGTCAGTCGTTGAAGATGACTAGTGGCCAGCAGACCCGCGAGTTCAACTTTGTCGAGGACCTGGCCGACGGGTTCGTTCGGGCGGCGATCGCGCCCGACGTCGACGGGGAGATCATCAACCTCGGTTGCGGGGTGGAGACCGCGATCCGGGACATGGCCGGCCGCCTGCTCGACCTGCTCGGACATCCGGTCGAGGCCCAGTTCGGCGCCCTCCCGGACCGGCCGACCGAGATTCGCCGGATGGCCGCGGATGCGAGCAAGGCTCGCCGACTGCTCGGCTGGATGCCGACCGTCCTCCTCGACGACGGCCTCTCCCGCACCGTGGACTGGTATCGGGAGGAGCTCGCGACCCGGCCGTCCGCCTACGACGCCTGA
- a CDS encoding transcriptional repressor, protein MPGPAWQSMLRSKGYRLTPQRQLVLEAVTALGHGTPEEILADVRRTASAVNVSTVYRSLELLESLGLVTHTHLGHGAPTYHLADDADHVHLVCRGCGTVQEVPASAVEDTVERLAADHRFHVDVRHFAIFGTCAGCAVPTQD, encoded by the coding sequence GTGCCCGGACCGGCGTGGCAGTCGATGTTGCGTTCCAAGGGCTACCGGCTGACCCCGCAACGCCAACTCGTCCTCGAGGCGGTCACCGCGCTCGGTCACGGCACCCCCGAGGAAATCCTCGCCGACGTGCGCCGGACCGCGAGCGCGGTCAACGTTTCCACCGTCTACCGCAGCCTCGAGCTGCTCGAGAGCCTGGGGCTGGTCACCCACACCCATCTGGGCCACGGGGCCCCGACCTATCACCTCGCCGACGACGCCGACCACGTGCACCTGGTCTGCCGGGGCTGCGGCACCGTCCAGGAGGTGCCGGCCAGCGCCGTCGAGGACACCGTCGAACGCCTCGCCGCCGACCACCGATTCCACGTCGACGTCCGGCACTTCGCGATCTTCGGGACTTGCGCCGGGTGCGCCGTCCCCACCCAGGATTGA
- a CDS encoding glycine cleavage T C-terminal barrel domain-containing protein, with protein MTRSPFLDLPGAVAADAPDAAVPGHYGDPLREQRALAEAVGLVDRGNRDVLRVTGADRLSWLHSLTSQHLDGLPPWQPREGLVLSPHGHVEQHFVIVDDGAASFLDVEPGTASELMAFLDSMRFLLRVDVADVTAEWAVLTVAGPDTGSVLRRFGGPDELPTGAAPLPGGGFLRRREWPGTAVDLVVPRASLPALAAELVAPVSGFAAFEALRVAERRPRLGFETDHRTIPHEVGWLETAVHLDKGCYRGQETVARVHNLGRPPRRLVFLHLDGSVVSLPAHGEPVELDGARVGFVTSAARHYELGPIALALVKRSTPEDAELLAGGIAAKVEPAGIVTAG; from the coding sequence ATGACCCGCAGCCCGTTCCTCGACCTGCCCGGTGCGGTCGCCGCCGACGCGCCGGACGCCGCGGTGCCCGGCCACTACGGCGATCCGCTGCGCGAGCAGCGAGCCCTCGCCGAGGCCGTCGGGCTGGTCGACCGCGGCAACCGTGACGTGCTCCGGGTCACCGGGGCCGATCGGCTGTCCTGGCTGCACAGCCTGACCAGCCAGCATCTCGACGGACTCCCGCCGTGGCAGCCGCGGGAGGGCCTGGTGCTCAGCCCGCACGGTCATGTCGAGCAGCACTTCGTTATCGTCGACGACGGCGCCGCTTCCTTCCTCGACGTGGAGCCCGGCACCGCCAGCGAGCTGATGGCTTTCCTCGACTCCATGCGTTTCCTGCTCCGGGTCGACGTCGCGGACGTGACCGCCGAATGGGCGGTGCTCACCGTCGCCGGCCCGGACACCGGGTCGGTGCTGCGCCGGTTCGGCGGGCCTGACGAGCTGCCGACGGGCGCCGCCCCGCTGCCCGGTGGGGGGTTCCTCAGACGCCGGGAGTGGCCCGGCACCGCCGTCGACCTCGTCGTGCCGCGGGCGTCGCTGCCGGCGCTCGCCGCCGAGCTGGTCGCGCCGGTCAGCGGGTTCGCCGCGTTCGAGGCGCTGCGGGTTGCCGAACGCCGGCCGCGGCTCGGGTTCGAGACCGACCACCGGACGATCCCGCACGAGGTCGGGTGGCTGGAGACCGCGGTGCACCTGGACAAGGGCTGCTACCGCGGGCAGGAGACGGTGGCCCGGGTGCACAACCTGGGCCGGCCGCCGCGCCGGCTGGTCTTCCTCCACCTGGACGGCAGCGTCGTGTCCCTGCCGGCTCACGGCGAGCCGGTGGAGCTCGACGGGGCGCGGGTCGGGTTCGTGACCAGCGCCGCCCGGCACTACGAGCTGGGCCCGATCGCGCTCGCGCTGGTCAAGCGGTCCACCCCGGAGGACGCGGAGCTGCTCGCCGGGGGGATTGCGGCGAAGGTCGAGCCGGCCGGGATCGTCACCGCCGGCTGA
- a CDS encoding bacterial transcriptional activator domain-containing protein, which translates to MSQAHRAATLARQALAAGDLARADHLLTDTSGTDAVARAGLLRVRAQLALSGSGNALVQCRAISAEATELAAECPLPAALSLADAASLALCGHEPQLALTLLSRAGELAADEPEATRYVSLVHALVQAFLGNADGALATLKPILEPVERAEAIGDWLQHVRATALTLGVLERYDLCQQLTRRAVTAARDVGSTGFLPLLLNLQSNAAFLAGDHATALLAALEAQDLAEATGQAAMVAFGSCCAALVEAVRGHDASVKRHLARARAGIPDTGMEVLVTMSDVAEGLLGLSTEDVEGSVAAYQRVEERLARIGNRSSVLQWRADQIEALWRADRRHEAGVRLAAFDEQLRQSPLPWSSRLAAKCHGLLDAEGWTAQFEAAVAAHPPVLPAFERGRAYLLWAERLNAQGRAGEAATRAAEAGKCFDDCGAVIWSRRARQICDGRAAGLTPQSGVALRVRTLGDFALEQHGRPLPIKHGVPAQALKLFVAFGGQIHLEQLAEALWPGVPADEGRARLRNVVARIRSQLGPVLRRDADVLVLDADTDVREFERLAQMALTAARGDPSATERAVEALRLYCGEFLPADRYNPAMVATRERLHRIFLALLDRLADESAHRGDPVEAVRWLERGIAAERYDDTRHLRAADLLLASGHHPAAVEMLNRARQVAVELDVSPSPRLLEMECRLRRRLPD; encoded by the coding sequence ATGTCCCAGGCGCACCGCGCGGCCACTCTGGCGCGGCAGGCGCTGGCCGCCGGAGACCTGGCGCGGGCAGATCACCTGTTGACGGATACCAGCGGCACCGACGCAGTTGCCCGGGCGGGGTTGCTGCGGGTTCGCGCGCAGCTCGCTCTTTCCGGGTCGGGGAACGCCCTCGTCCAGTGCCGCGCGATTTCGGCGGAGGCGACGGAGCTGGCCGCCGAATGCCCGCTGCCGGCGGCATTGAGCCTGGCGGACGCCGCGAGCCTTGCGCTGTGCGGGCATGAGCCGCAGTTGGCGCTGACCCTGTTGAGTCGCGCCGGCGAGCTCGCCGCTGACGAGCCCGAGGCCACCCGCTACGTCAGCCTGGTCCATGCCCTGGTGCAGGCCTTTCTGGGCAACGCGGATGGGGCGCTCGCAACGCTGAAGCCGATCCTCGAGCCGGTGGAGCGGGCCGAGGCGATAGGCGACTGGTTGCAGCACGTTCGGGCAACCGCGCTGACGTTGGGCGTTCTCGAGCGGTACGACCTGTGCCAGCAGCTGACCCGGCGAGCCGTGACCGCAGCCCGGGACGTCGGCTCGACAGGCTTCCTGCCCCTGTTGTTGAACCTTCAGTCCAACGCGGCGTTCCTTGCCGGAGATCACGCGACCGCCCTGCTTGCCGCGTTGGAGGCTCAGGATCTGGCTGAGGCCACCGGGCAGGCCGCCATGGTGGCGTTCGGGTCATGCTGCGCGGCGCTGGTGGAAGCGGTTCGCGGGCATGACGCCAGCGTTAAGCGCCACTTGGCCCGGGCCCGTGCCGGGATCCCGGACACCGGGATGGAAGTGCTCGTCACCATGAGTGACGTCGCCGAAGGGCTCCTCGGCCTGTCGACCGAGGACGTCGAAGGTTCAGTCGCGGCCTATCAACGAGTCGAGGAGCGCCTCGCGCGGATCGGCAATCGATCGAGCGTCCTTCAGTGGCGGGCCGATCAGATCGAAGCGCTATGGCGGGCCGACCGCCGCCACGAGGCCGGCGTCCGACTCGCCGCCTTCGATGAGCAGCTGCGGCAGAGCCCGCTGCCGTGGTCTTCGCGCCTCGCTGCCAAATGTCACGGGCTGCTTGACGCCGAGGGCTGGACCGCGCAGTTCGAGGCGGCGGTCGCGGCGCACCCACCGGTCCTGCCAGCATTCGAGCGTGGCCGCGCCTACTTGTTGTGGGCGGAACGGCTAAACGCCCAAGGCCGCGCGGGCGAGGCTGCAACGCGGGCCGCCGAGGCAGGTAAATGCTTCGACGACTGCGGGGCGGTCATCTGGAGCCGTCGAGCTCGGCAGATCTGCGACGGGCGCGCGGCCGGACTGACACCACAATCCGGGGTTGCACTGCGAGTTCGCACCCTCGGGGACTTTGCCCTCGAGCAGCACGGCCGGCCCCTTCCGATCAAACATGGGGTGCCGGCACAGGCGCTCAAGCTCTTCGTCGCCTTCGGTGGCCAGATCCATCTCGAACAGCTCGCCGAAGCGCTCTGGCCCGGGGTACCGGCCGACGAAGGACGAGCCCGCCTTCGCAATGTCGTCGCACGGATCCGCAGCCAACTCGGCCCGGTACTGCGACGCGACGCCGACGTTCTTGTCCTTGATGCGGACACCGACGTTCGGGAGTTCGAGCGGCTCGCCCAGATGGCCTTGACCGCTGCTCGTGGCGACCCCTCGGCTACCGAGCGCGCGGTCGAGGCGTTACGGCTTTACTGCGGCGAGTTCCTGCCCGCCGACCGTTACAACCCGGCGATGGTCGCCACTCGCGAACGGCTGCACCGGATTTTCCTCGCCCTGCTGGATCGGCTCGCCGACGAATCCGCCCACCGGGGAGACCCCGTCGAGGCGGTGCGCTGGCTGGAGCGCGGGATCGCGGCCGAACGGTACGACGACACGCGCCATCTTCGCGCCGCCGATCTGTTGCTGGCGTCCGGGCACCACCCCGCCGCCGTGGAGATGCTCAATCGGGCCCGCCAGGTCGCCGTTGAACTGGACGTATCGCCGTCGCCACGCCTTCTCGAGATGGAATGCCGCCTGCGACGTCGGCTGCCGGACTAG
- a CDS encoding fibronectin type III domain-containing protein produces MPGFVDTAGASPTFTYAGSVSSDTPLLYYRLGDTSGTTATDSSGNALNGTYQTATTLGVAGAIVNDTDTAVSGNGAGDMVLGPAPASLPTGDKARTVELWEKYATAGEAVARSLFLWGGDADSARFGVTINSDGSLHFEGYGSGNANFAVPTPLNDGNWHDIAVVYTPSVTVGSVTTPGFLQAYEDGKSLGTVHHTLNTGTQYGLYLGHAYDSWSSFSGSLDEFAIYPTALTGTQIANHVIAAGPANPPSNLMASSDQAGNVTITWAPPSRNVSAPVIAYNLYRATTAAGPWDANHATPLATVNTGSALTYVDSSATLGTTYYYAVTDINFAGESSPAGPVSVTPATVPGAPTGVAASVDNAQSSVSFTAPASDGGSLISGYTVTAHPDGVSGTAQDRSASGSASPIVVTGLTNGTLYDISVVATNGVGSGPAGTTTVTPATVPGTPSNVAASVDNAQSSVSFMAPADGGSPISGYAVTAHPDGVSGTAQDRSVSGSASPIVVTGLTNGTLYDISVVATNGVGSGAAGTTTVTPATVPGTPSNVMASVDNAQSSVSFMAPADGGSPISGYAVTAHPDGVSGTAQDKSVSGSASPIVVTGLTNGTLYDVSVVATNGVGAGPAGTTTVTPATVPGAPTLTSVSPGDGQAQVSWTNATNDGGSTVIGYVVTAHAQGTTGATGDVVAKPTAGSPYTLTGLTNGTSYDVTVAETNARGTGAASAAMSVTPQAPSQSQPSPPPTQDQQTISNANTPVTSIQGSDSLTSSFSGSGSLTEGWYASQPSGTPPLSDGAGYFDLWVAPGSQLSTIQATLCPADPATGVSWYDPVRNAWRAVSGETFSNGCLKITVDSTSTPSVSDLTGTIFAITEPGYVAQTPTRVLDTRTGTGGKTGPLAAGQTYALTLGTVPATATVVVLNVTVVHPAGPGNLVVYPDGASRPGASTVNYLVGGDVANLTTVELPASRKIDLYSAGSASNVVIDVVGYFTATAGLHAQTPARAIDTRIGTGTTKATLAANTPDALTLAGSAGVPSGASAVLLNLTAVDPTGAGNLRIYPDGSALPNTSNINYVAGRAHAVFAIVNLPPDGKVDVYSAGSSVNVVVDVLGYLDSTTSISVQSPVRILDTRSGAGHIGPLTRLAAGTPYTVKVAGLGGVPANATSVTLSVTAIDPSSGAGNLSVYPGGGIAPTASTLNYQGVSDVANAAIVKLSSAGTIGLLSSGSPVDVALDVTGWTTG; encoded by the coding sequence GTGCCGGGCTTCGTCGACACTGCCGGAGCATCCCCAACGTTCACCTACGCCGGAAGCGTGTCGTCGGACACGCCGTTGCTGTACTACCGGCTCGGGGATACCAGCGGCACGACTGCCACCGACAGTTCCGGGAACGCGCTGAACGGTACGTACCAGACCGCCACCACGCTCGGAGTGGCCGGTGCGATTGTGAACGACACCGACACCGCCGTGAGCGGAAACGGAGCAGGGGACATGGTGCTCGGGCCCGCCCCGGCGAGCCTCCCGACCGGCGATAAGGCACGCACCGTGGAATTGTGGGAGAAGTACGCGACCGCTGGCGAAGCCGTCGCCCGGTCGCTGTTCCTCTGGGGAGGGGACGCAGACTCGGCGCGTTTCGGCGTCACCATAAACAGCGACGGGTCGTTGCACTTCGAAGGCTACGGTAGTGGTAATGCCAATTTCGCTGTCCCGACTCCGCTGAACGACGGGAACTGGCACGACATCGCTGTCGTGTATACGCCATCCGTGACCGTAGGCTCGGTCACCACGCCGGGCTTCCTGCAAGCCTATGAGGACGGAAAGAGCCTGGGCACCGTGCACCACACGTTGAACACCGGCACGCAATATGGCCTCTATCTCGGGCATGCCTACGACAGCTGGTCCTCCTTCAGCGGTTCACTCGATGAGTTCGCGATCTATCCGACGGCGTTGACGGGCACCCAAATCGCGAATCACGTCATCGCGGCTGGTCCAGCCAACCCGCCGAGCAATCTGATGGCATCGTCGGACCAGGCCGGGAATGTCACGATCACCTGGGCACCGCCGTCGCGGAATGTCAGCGCACCCGTCATTGCTTACAACCTGTACCGGGCAACGACCGCCGCGGGCCCTTGGGACGCCAACCACGCGACGCCCTTGGCGACAGTCAACACGGGCAGCGCACTTACCTACGTTGACAGCAGCGCAACCCTGGGCACGACCTACTACTACGCCGTCACGGACATCAATTTCGCCGGCGAATCTTCGCCCGCGGGTCCGGTGTCGGTTACCCCGGCGACGGTGCCGGGTGCCCCGACCGGTGTGGCGGCGTCGGTGGATAACGCGCAGTCGTCGGTGAGTTTCACCGCGCCGGCGAGTGATGGCGGGTCGCTGATCTCCGGGTACACGGTGACTGCGCACCCGGATGGGGTTTCCGGGACGGCGCAGGATAGGTCGGCGTCCGGGTCGGCGAGTCCGATCGTGGTGACCGGGTTGACGAACGGCACGCTTTATGACATCAGTGTGGTGGCCACTAATGGGGTTGGTTCCGGTCCGGCGGGGACGACCACGGTGACCCCGGCGACGGTGCCGGGCACCCCGTCGAATGTGGCGGCGTCGGTGGATAATGCCCAGTCGTCGGTGAGTTTCATGGCACCGGCTGATGGTGGTTCGCCGATCAGCGGGTATGCGGTGACAGCGCACCCGGATGGGGTTTCCGGGACGGCGCAGGATAGGTCCGTGTCCGGGTCGGCGAGTCCGATCGTGGTGACTGGGTTGACGAACGGCACGCTTTATGACATCAGTGTGGTGGCCACTAATGGGGTTGGTTCCGGAGCGGCGGGGACGACCACTGTTACCCCGGCGACGGTGCCGGGCACCCCGTCGAATGTGATGGCTTCGGTGGATAATGCCCAGTCGTCGGTGAGTTTCATGGCACCGGCTGATGGCGGTTCGCCGATCAGCGGGTATGCGGTGACCGCGCACCCGGATGGGGTTTCCGGGACGGCGCAGGACAAGTCCGTGTCCGGGTCGGCGAGTCCGATCGTGGTGACCGGGTTGACGAACGGCACGCTTTATGACGTGAGTGTGGTGGCCACTAATGGGGTCGGTGCCGGTCCGGCGGGGACGACCACGGTGACCCCGGCGACGGTGCCCGGGGCGCCCACGCTGACCTCGGTAAGCCCCGGCGACGGCCAGGCCCAGGTCAGCTGGACCAACGCCACGAATGACGGCGGGTCAACGGTGATCGGGTATGTCGTTACCGCGCATGCGCAAGGCACCACGGGCGCCACCGGGGACGTGGTCGCCAAACCGACCGCGGGGTCGCCTTACACCTTGACCGGTTTGACCAATGGCACGAGCTACGACGTCACCGTCGCCGAGACCAACGCCCGGGGTACCGGCGCTGCCTCCGCTGCGATGTCGGTGACACCCCAGGCGCCGTCCCAGTCGCAACCGTCGCCACCACCCACCCAGGACCAGCAAACGATCAGCAACGCGAACACGCCGGTGACGAGCATCCAGGGCAGCGATTCGCTGACCTCGAGCTTCTCGGGCAGCGGCTCGTTGACCGAAGGCTGGTATGCGAGTCAGCCCTCGGGGACACCGCCGCTCAGCGACGGGGCGGGCTATTTCGACCTGTGGGTGGCACCCGGTAGTCAACTTTCCACGATCCAGGCCACGCTCTGCCCGGCCGATCCGGCGACAGGGGTCTCCTGGTACGACCCGGTTCGGAACGCATGGCGGGCGGTGAGCGGCGAGACCTTCTCGAATGGCTGTCTGAAGATCACGGTCGACTCGACGAGCACTCCCTCGGTCAGCGACCTGACCGGGACGATATTTGCCATCACCGAACCTGGGTACGTCGCCCAGACGCCCACCCGCGTTCTCGATACCCGCACCGGCACCGGAGGCAAGACCGGTCCCCTGGCGGCGGGGCAGACCTACGCGCTAACGCTTGGCACCGTGCCAGCGACAGCGACGGTCGTGGTGTTGAACGTCACCGTGGTGCACCCCGCGGGTCCAGGGAACCTGGTCGTCTACCCCGACGGGGCGAGCCGACCCGGCGCATCAACTGTCAACTACCTGGTGGGCGGTGACGTAGCGAACCTCACGACGGTGGAACTGCCTGCAAGCCGCAAGATCGATCTGTACTCGGCCGGATCGGCGAGCAACGTGGTCATCGACGTGGTTGGTTACTTTACCGCGACAGCCGGCTTGCACGCGCAGACCCCCGCTCGAGCGATCGACACCCGCATTGGCACCGGCACTACGAAGGCAACGTTGGCGGCGAACACGCCAGACGCGCTGACGCTTGCCGGTTCCGCGGGAGTGCCGAGCGGCGCCTCCGCTGTGTTGCTGAACCTCACGGCGGTAGACCCCACTGGTGCTGGGAACCTCCGGATTTATCCGGATGGCAGTGCCCTCCCGAACACCTCGAACATCAACTACGTGGCCGGTCGGGCGCACGCGGTCTTCGCAATCGTCAATTTGCCTCCCGATGGCAAGGTCGATGTGTACTCCGCTGGATCTTCCGTCAATGTGGTGGTCGACGTGCTCGGGTATCTGGACTCGACCACCTCGATCAGCGTCCAATCCCCGGTGCGGATCCTGGACACTCGGTCGGGGGCGGGTCACATCGGCCCGCTGACGCGGCTGGCCGCTGGCACTCCATACACGGTCAAGGTCGCGGGCCTGGGTGGGGTGCCCGCGAACGCGACTTCGGTGACGCTTAGCGTCACCGCGATCGACCCGAGCAGCGGCGCCGGCAACCTGAGTGTGTACCCGGGCGGGGGCATCGCACCGACCGCCTCCACCTTGAACTACCAAGGCGTTTCCGACGTCGCGAACGCGGCGATCGTCAAGCTCAGCTCGGCTGGAACCATCGGCTTGCTCAGCAGCGGATCTCCCGTCGATGTTGCGCTGGATGTCACGGGTTGGACAACCGGCTGA
- a CDS encoding trypsin-like peptidase domain-containing protein, whose amino-acid sequence MSSGTAFFYDAARVVTDGARLPVLVTNRHVIEGATNGFVRFIRAEGDAPLWGEPVTASFTVADWVTHPDPAVDVAVTFIGPTLQGLADQGLPVFYRLLGHDLVPTNDVVDDLDVVEPVTFVGYPRGLFDTVNLTPIIRRGTTATPVQLDYCGMPAFLVDASIFPGSSGSPVFIVNENGYRQGNTIASSGAAIMALNTTTAASAAERKRPVRITTYSRQRRASDKRAPAGAGPGMAARSRFGLPLADTCDYVPPSPTPSGFHVPFDELTDTQSTEQELIRAIRAIERVAVAGRSGVGKTSLIQYVMDSLTDTTAAIRIPVEAESSDTVSEPKAFAGHLLRTLARYLHEAKRIDPAARRNLVAGSARTLSVADRRSTHGGFGLPQWLLRADVASDVESVVTADVLTSAGDVIAQARDVVDAIAARGLTSVLVIDDSDAWLATPAGDRTGNVGPFFTRIVRMLAEEFNAALVVAVHDHYRELPQFPVGIGFLETTVHLPPLPSPEALARILDARITTFDFDGVQLGQVVEEPAVAALFERYTATDGNIRATLLTAHTALQAACDDHADGIAATHIQIALTRYDDTYSD is encoded by the coding sequence TTGAGCAGTGGGACAGCGTTCTTCTACGACGCCGCACGGGTGGTCACAGACGGGGCGCGGCTTCCGGTGTTAGTAACAAACCGGCATGTGATCGAGGGCGCCACGAACGGGTTCGTAAGGTTCATTCGTGCCGAGGGAGACGCTCCGCTTTGGGGCGAGCCCGTCACGGCGAGCTTCACGGTAGCTGACTGGGTGACCCATCCAGATCCCGCCGTCGACGTTGCGGTGACTTTCATCGGCCCCACTCTGCAAGGACTCGCTGATCAAGGTCTGCCGGTTTTCTACCGCCTATTGGGCCACGACCTTGTGCCGACGAACGATGTAGTCGACGACCTCGATGTCGTAGAGCCGGTCACGTTCGTTGGGTACCCGAGAGGACTCTTCGACACGGTCAACCTCACCCCGATCATCCGTCGCGGTACTACAGCGACCCCGGTCCAACTCGACTACTGCGGCATGCCGGCGTTCCTCGTAGACGCATCAATCTTTCCTGGCAGCAGCGGGAGCCCCGTCTTCATCGTGAACGAGAATGGCTACCGGCAAGGCAACACGATAGCGAGCTCGGGCGCAGCGATTATGGCGCTCAACACCACCACCGCGGCCAGCGCGGCTGAACGGAAACGCCCAGTGCGCATCACAACATACTCTCGACAGCGCCGGGCATCGGACAAGCGAGCGCCCGCCGGGGCTGGCCCCGGTATGGCCGCTCGCTCCCGCTTCGGACTGCCGTTGGCGGACACGTGCGATTATGTCCCGCCGAGCCCGACTCCGAGCGGCTTCCATGTCCCCTTCGACGAGCTCACCGACACGCAGAGCACCGAGCAGGAACTCATCCGTGCGATCCGGGCCATCGAACGTGTCGCGGTCGCTGGCCGAAGCGGTGTCGGCAAGACCAGCCTCATCCAGTACGTCATGGACTCGCTTACGGACACTACGGCAGCCATTCGGATTCCGGTGGAGGCGGAGAGCTCCGACACGGTGAGCGAACCCAAGGCCTTCGCTGGACACCTGTTGCGCACGCTCGCTCGGTACCTTCACGAGGCCAAGCGCATCGACCCCGCAGCCAGGCGCAACCTCGTCGCCGGTAGCGCGCGCACACTCAGCGTCGCGGACCGGCGGAGCACCCACGGCGGCTTCGGGCTGCCACAGTGGCTGCTGCGCGCGGACGTTGCCAGCGACGTGGAGTCCGTGGTCACGGCCGACGTGCTCACCAGTGCCGGGGACGTGATCGCCCAAGCGCGTGACGTGGTCGACGCGATCGCTGCGCGCGGCCTGACATCGGTGCTGGTGATCGATGACTCCGACGCCTGGCTGGCCACGCCTGCCGGCGACCGCACGGGCAACGTCGGACCGTTCTTCACCCGCATAGTTCGGATGCTCGCCGAGGAGTTCAACGCGGCGCTCGTCGTCGCCGTACACGACCACTATCGTGAGCTACCCCAGTTCCCGGTCGGCATCGGCTTTCTCGAGACCACCGTGCACCTTCCGCCGTTGCCCTCGCCCGAAGCACTCGCGCGCATCCTCGACGCCCGCATCACCACGTTCGACTTCGACGGCGTCCAACTCGGACAAGTCGTCGAGGAACCTGCCGTGGCGGCACTGTTCGAGCGGTACACGGCAACCGACGGCAACATCAGGGCGACTCTGCTTACTGCGCACACAGCCCTACAGGCGGCCTGCGACGATCATGCCGACGGAATCGCCGCTACCCATATTCAGATCGCGCTCACGCGGTACGACGACACCTATTCCGATTGA